From one bacterium Scap17 genomic stretch:
- the ispF gene encoding 2-C-methyl-D-erythritol 2,4-cyclodiphosphate synthase, whose amino-acid sequence MRIGHGFDVHRFGDGDHLMIGGVKIAYEHGFVAHSDGDVLLHALCDALLGACGMGDIGKHFPDTDSEWSGADSRGLLRHVIGLVNAAGFGVGNVDLTVMAQAPKMAPHIQAMREVIAEDLRVPLAVVNIKATTTERLGFTGRKEGIAAEAVVLLGALPTAGGAEHV is encoded by the coding sequence CTGCGCATCGGCCACGGCTTTGATGTGCATCGCTTCGGCGATGGCGATCACCTGATGATCGGGGGCGTGAAGATCGCCTACGAGCATGGGTTCGTGGCGCACTCCGACGGTGACGTGCTGCTGCATGCACTGTGTGATGCGCTGCTCGGCGCCTGTGGCATGGGCGATATCGGCAAGCATTTCCCGGACACCGACAGCGAGTGGTCCGGCGCTGATAGCCGTGGCCTACTGCGCCACGTGATCGGGCTGGTCAATGCCGCCGGTTTCGGGGTCGGCAATGTCGACCTCACCGTGATGGCGCAGGCGCCGAAGATGGCGCCGCACATCCAGGCGATGCGGGAAGTGATCGCCGAAGACCTGCGCGTGCCGCTGGCGGTCGTCAACATCAAGGCCACCACCACCGAGCGGCTCGGCTTCACCGGTCGCAAGGAAGGCATCGCCGCCGAGGCCGTGGTGCTGCTGGGCGCGCTGCCGACCGCGGGCGGAGCCGAGCATGTCTGA
- a CDS encoding 2-C-methyl-D-erythritol 4-phosphate cytidylyltransferase: protein MPSDVSREPRLWYLVPAAGVGSRMQADRPKQYLELSPGGCVLEATLATLKRALPEAGLCLVLGADDGYFTPSMVPWQDWLRADGGSERADSVLAGLDCLSRHAHDDDLVLVHDVARPCVREADIHALVATARRSADGAILAAPASDTMKRAAPAGDSRPHGGGGGDGSGGDEERAPSISHTESRVGLWHAFTPQAFPLGLLRRALREALGENPALITDEASALEACGRAPVLVAAARDNLKITHPEDLAMARLLLAAREALPDSPRTSA, encoded by the coding sequence ATGCCATCAGACGTCTCTCGAGAGCCCCGACTGTGGTATCTGGTGCCGGCCGCCGGCGTGGGCAGCCGCATGCAGGCCGACCGCCCCAAGCAGTATCTGGAGCTGTCGCCCGGCGGCTGCGTGCTGGAGGCGACGCTGGCGACGCTCAAGCGCGCCTTGCCCGAGGCAGGGCTCTGTCTGGTGCTGGGCGCCGATGATGGCTATTTCACGCCGTCGATGGTGCCGTGGCAGGACTGGCTGCGCGCCGATGGTGGCAGCGAACGTGCCGACAGCGTGCTGGCGGGCCTGGATTGCCTGAGCCGCCACGCCCATGACGATGACCTCGTGCTGGTGCACGATGTCGCGCGTCCCTGTGTTCGCGAAGCCGATATCCATGCGCTGGTCGCGACCGCTCGCCGCAGTGCCGATGGCGCCATCCTCGCGGCCCCCGCCAGTGACACCATGAAACGCGCCGCGCCGGCCGGCGACTCGCGCCCGCATGGCGGTGGCGGTGGCGATGGCAGTGGCGGCGATGAAGAGCGTGCGCCGAGCATCTCGCACACCGAATCCCGCGTCGGCCTGTGGCATGCCTTCACGCCGCAGGCCTTCCCGCTGGGCCTGTTGCGACGGGCGCTGCGTGAAGCGCTGGGGGAGAACCCCGCGCTCATCACGGATGAGGCCTCGGCACTGGAGGCCTGTGGCCGTGCCCCCGTGCTGGTCGCCGCCGCCCGCGACAATCTCAAGATCACCCATCCGGAAGACCTCGCCATGGCGCGCCTGCTGCTGGCCGCGCGCGAGGCGCTTCCCGATAGCCCCCGGACGTCTGCCTGA
- the ftsB gene encoding cell division protein FtsB: MLKWINISLLLLLALLQYRLWWGENGITELFDIRARVQQLSKEDAVLDNRNQRLGAEVVDLKNGLAAIEERARNDLGMVRKDEQFLWVPNVAVPERKASSPDEVADGALEGKGLEGGLPKVITP, encoded by the coding sequence ATGCTCAAATGGATCAATATCTCACTGCTGCTGCTGCTGGCACTGCTCCAGTATCGGCTGTGGTGGGGCGAAAATGGCATCACCGAATTATTCGATATTCGCGCACGCGTGCAGCAGCTTTCCAAGGAAGATGCGGTGCTGGACAACCGCAATCAGCGGCTCGGTGCGGAAGTGGTCGACCTCAAGAATGGTCTGGCGGCCATCGAGGAGCGTGCACGCAATGACCTCGGCATGGTGCGCAAGGACGAGCAGTTCCTGTGGGTGCCCAATGTCGCGGTGCCGGAACGCAAGGCGTCTTCACCCGATGAAGTGGCGGACGGTGCGCTGGAGGGCAAGGGCCTGGAAGGCGGGCTGCCCAAGGTGATCACGCCATGA
- a CDS encoding NGG1p interacting factor NIF3 — protein MYKLAFFVPENDAEHVKEAVFATGAGRIGDYEACCFETRGTGQFRPLASANPHIGTCGTLERVAELKIELVCDDSLIAAAVAALREAHPYEEVAFDCWRLETF, from the coding sequence ATGTACAAGCTTGCGTTCTTCGTCCCGGAGAATGACGCCGAACACGTCAAGGAAGCCGTCTTCGCCACCGGCGCAGGGCGTATCGGCGACTACGAGGCCTGCTGCTTCGAGACACGCGGCACCGGCCAGTTTCGGCCACTGGCCAGCGCCAATCCGCATATCGGGACCTGCGGCACGCTGGAGCGCGTCGCCGAACTGAAGATAGAGCTGGTATGTGACGATTCGCTCATCGCCGCTGCCGTGGCGGCGCTGCGCGAGGCCCATCCCTATGAAGAAGTCGCCTTCGATTGCTGGCGACTGGAAACGTTCTGA
- a CDS encoding NUDIX domain-containing protein: protein MNYCSHCGETVRLAVPQGDDRLRYLCDSCGTIHYQNPRIIAGTLPVRDGKVLLCRRAIEPRLGYWTLPAGFMENAETTSDAAARETREEAGAEVKLQGLYTLIDLPHINQVYMLFRAELISDYSAGVESLEVALFAEEEVPWQSLAFPTMEVTLRRYFEDRRHGEGDEHFPLHLEQIDLDTREHFFNTTFLPAS, encoded by the coding sequence ATGAATTACTGCAGTCACTGTGGTGAAACGGTGCGTCTGGCAGTGCCGCAGGGCGATGATCGTCTGCGCTACCTGTGTGACAGCTGCGGCACTATCCATTATCAGAATCCGCGCATCATCGCGGGCACCCTGCCGGTACGCGATGGCAAGGTGTTGCTCTGTCGGCGTGCCATCGAGCCGCGCCTGGGCTATTGGACCCTGCCGGCCGGCTTCATGGAGAACGCCGAGACCACCAGCGACGCCGCTGCTCGCGAGACACGGGAGGAAGCCGGCGCCGAGGTCAAGCTGCAGGGGCTTTATACGTTGATCGACCTGCCGCACATCAATCAGGTCTACATGCTGTTTCGGGCCGAGCTGATCAGCGACTACTCGGCCGGCGTCGAGAGCCTCGAGGTGGCGCTGTTCGCCGAAGAGGAGGTTCCCTGGCAGTCGCTGGCCTTCCCGACCATGGAAGTGACGCTGCGCCGCTACTTCGAGGACCGCCGCCACGGCGAGGGTGACGAGCATTTCCCGCTGCATCTCGAGCAGATCGACCTGGACACCCGCGAGCACTTCTTCAACACCACCTTCCTGCCTGCGAGCTAG
- a CDS encoding CoA pyrophosphatase, with protein MLEALRQRLQAHQPLATDHQLPRAAVLIALIDRPEPTLLLTRRASHLSQHPGQVAFPGGKAEPDDSNLLATALREAEEEVALPPSAVEVFGQLSDVISLHGMHVTPFVGRIPADLPLRADPGEIEQIFEMPLSMLLKDEREHTDVITVGDETWYVPSYRVADQVLWGLSSMMLVELMAIGFGHAVSLKAAPPPGAPLRHLPPRPVPPRP; from the coding sequence ATGCTAGAAGCCCTGCGCCAACGCCTGCAAGCACATCAACCCCTTGCGACCGACCACCAGCTGCCACGCGCCGCCGTCCTGATCGCGCTGATCGATCGTCCCGAACCGACGCTGCTGCTCACGCGGCGTGCCAGCCATCTCAGCCAGCACCCCGGCCAGGTGGCCTTTCCCGGCGGCAAGGCCGAACCCGATGATAGCAATCTGTTGGCCACCGCGCTGCGCGAAGCCGAGGAAGAAGTCGCGCTACCGCCCAGCGCCGTGGAGGTCTTCGGCCAGCTGAGCGACGTGATTTCCCTGCACGGCATGCATGTCACGCCCTTTGTCGGACGCATTCCCGCTGACCTGCCGCTGCGCGCTGACCCCGGCGAGATCGAGCAGATCTTCGAGATGCCGCTGAGCATGTTGCTCAAGGACGAGCGCGAGCATACCGACGTGATCACCGTCGGTGACGAGACCTGGTACGTGCCCAGCTATCGCGTGGCCGACCAGGTGCTGTGGGGGCTGTCCTCGATGATGCTGGTCGAACTGATGGCCATCGGCTTCGGCCATGCCGTGAGCCTCAAGGCAGCGCCACCGCCTGGTGCCCCGCTGCGCCATCTGCCGCCGCGCCCCGTGCCGCCTCGGCCCTGA
- a CDS encoding 2OG-Fe(II) oxygenase, with the protein MPAAPAPAPLLDPVALNLLIDELVEHGYSVRPDFLPRQVIAQLNDELTALETRQQLTAAGIGRGREHDLRPDIRGDAIRWLDRNSRAQRAYLEAMNVLKDELNRALYLGLFEYEAHFAHYPVGSFYKKHLDSFRGRGNRLISSVLYLNEDWPRDGGGEIVLYDPEDDSREMARVTPEAGTFVCFLSEQIPHEVLPTHQARASVTGWFRRNSSQGNLVDPAR; encoded by the coding sequence ATGCCCGCTGCACCTGCACCCGCCCCACTGCTGGACCCTGTCGCACTGAACCTGCTGATCGATGAACTGGTCGAGCATGGCTACAGCGTGCGCCCCGATTTCCTACCGCGCCAGGTCATCGCCCAGCTCAATGATGAACTGACGGCGCTGGAGACGCGCCAGCAATTGACGGCGGCGGGTATCGGGCGCGGACGCGAGCATGATCTGCGCCCGGACATCCGCGGCGACGCGATTCGCTGGCTGGACCGCAATTCGCGTGCCCAGCGCGCCTACCTGGAAGCGATGAACGTGCTCAAGGATGAGCTCAACCGCGCCCTCTATCTGGGGCTGTTCGAGTATGAGGCCCACTTCGCCCACTATCCGGTCGGCAGCTTCTACAAGAAGCATCTCGACAGTTTTCGCGGCCGCGGCAATCGCCTGATCTCCAGCGTGCTCTATCTCAATGAGGACTGGCCGCGCGATGGCGGCGGCGAGATCGTGCTCTACGACCCCGAGGATGACAGCCGTGAAATGGCACGCGTCACCCCCGAGGCCGGCACCTTCGTGTGCTTCCTTTCCGAGCAGATCCCCCATGAGGTGCTGCCGACGCATCAGGCGCGCGCCAGTGTCACCGGCTGGTTCCGGCGCAACAGCTCACAGGGCAATCTGGTCGACCCGGCACGCTGA
- a CDS encoding MFS transporter gives MPRHLLLMSLAPLLGLALLGIGNAMLTSLVPLRLSATGVSSEAIGLISSAYYLGLGLGALVNDRLLLRIGHIRAYAGFASLVAVAALAMGLGDHPVVWFLLRMMIGWSLVGVYLVIESWLLSAADPAVRGRLLALYMIVLYGAGVLGQLLLGVTAMLSLEAAFMLVAMLAAASVLPLVLLPRVSPLIEQSEPLSPWRLIRITPTGVFGCLASGLVVAVIYSLLPLALGDGGILSTAEIGQRMALVILGGMLLQYPIGRWSDSHDRQQVLIILSIAIVGFAALLMGPAREGIAQLTVLFLLGGAAFTLYPVAVSHAADRAPAGALVRMSQGLLLINAVGSTLSPPAVSLPMAEMGAMPGMALSLAVMGGGMLLFFVWRRVMRPAPQPLAPFETHAPQTPLGTELAVGPELVEAAEEHLRDAEADDPLVEVTRELVADMPELITEASLDSLEEIEVKEEQALQEERMLPK, from the coding sequence ATGCCCCGTCATCTGCTGTTGATGTCCCTTGCACCCCTGCTCGGCCTTGCCTTGCTGGGGATCGGTAACGCCATGCTGACCTCGCTGGTCCCGTTGCGGCTGTCTGCCACCGGCGTCTCGAGCGAGGCGATCGGCCTGATCAGCTCGGCCTACTATCTGGGCCTCGGGCTCGGCGCGCTGGTCAACGACCGCCTGCTGCTGCGCATCGGCCATATCCGCGCCTATGCCGGCTTCGCTTCGCTGGTGGCGGTCGCGGCACTGGCCATGGGGCTGGGCGACCACCCGGTGGTGTGGTTCCTGCTGCGCATGATGATCGGCTGGTCGCTGGTCGGAGTGTATCTGGTCATCGAGAGCTGGCTGCTGAGCGCCGCCGACCCCGCCGTGCGCGGGCGTCTGCTGGCGCTCTACATGATCGTGCTCTACGGCGCGGGGGTGCTCGGTCAGCTGCTGCTGGGCGTGACTGCCATGTTGAGCCTCGAGGCAGCTTTCATGCTGGTGGCGATGCTGGCGGCGGCCTCGGTATTGCCGCTGGTGCTGCTGCCGCGTGTCTCGCCGCTGATCGAACAGTCCGAACCCCTGAGCCCGTGGCGCCTGATTCGCATCACACCGACGGGCGTGTTCGGTTGCCTGGCCTCGGGACTGGTGGTGGCGGTCATCTACAGTCTGCTGCCTCTGGCGCTGGGCGATGGCGGCATCCTGAGCACCGCGGAGATCGGTCAACGCATGGCGCTGGTGATTCTTGGTGGCATGTTGCTGCAATACCCCATCGGCCGCTGGTCTGACAGCCATGATCGCCAGCAGGTGCTGATCATTCTGTCGATCGCCATCGTCGGCTTCGCCGCCTTGCTGATGGGGCCGGCCCGCGAGGGCATCGCCCAGCTGACGGTGCTGTTCCTGCTCGGCGGCGCCGCTTTCACCCTCTATCCGGTGGCGGTCAGCCATGCTGCCGACCGTGCGCCCGCCGGCGCCCTGGTGCGCATGAGTCAGGGCCTGCTGTTGATCAATGCGGTGGGGTCGACCCTGTCACCGCCGGCGGTATCGTTGCCGATGGCCGAAATGGGCGCGATGCCCGGCATGGCGCTGAGTCTGGCGGTGATGGGTGGCGGCATGCTGCTCTTCTTCGTCTGGCGACGCGTGATGCGCCCGGCGCCACAGCCGTTGGCGCCCTTCGAGACCCATGCCCCGCAGACACCGCTGGGCACCGAGCTTGCGGTCGGGCCTGAACTGGTCGAGGCCGCCGAGGAGCACCTGCGTGATGCCGAAGCCGATGACCCGCTGGTCGAGGTCACGCGTGAGCTGGTCGCTGACATGCCGGAGCTGATCACGGAGGCCTCGCTGGACAGCCTCGAGGAGATCGAGGTCAAGGAGGAGCAGGCCTTGCAGGAAGAGCGAATGCTCCCGAAATAG
- a CDS encoding class I SAM-dependent methyltransferase → MSAPDSPVPYPPSDTVCPLCEAPRSQHVLHLVQRRRPCPDTGKRPPADERDYLRCPECHLLYLAPSQRLDARAEQDIYDQHENDPADPRYRSFLARLFTPMCERLAAGVSGLDFGCGPGPALAQMFEEAGHPMTLHDLYYHPNPAALTRQHDFIVSTEVIEHLYAPGEVFRQWLRCLKPGGLLGVMTQPASDDPEALRRWHYLRDPTHVCLFSPATFAWLARTHGLELEQVANDSVIFRVPRSA, encoded by the coding sequence ATGTCAGCCCCTGATTCCCCCGTTCCCTATCCGCCTTCAGATACTGTCTGCCCGCTGTGTGAGGCGCCCCGGAGCCAGCATGTACTGCACCTGGTACAGCGACGCAGGCCATGCCCCGACACCGGTAAGCGCCCGCCCGCCGATGAGCGCGATTACCTGCGCTGCCCGGAATGTCATCTGCTGTATCTGGCGCCGTCCCAGCGCCTGGATGCCAGGGCAGAGCAGGACATCTACGACCAGCACGAGAATGACCCGGCAGACCCGCGTTATCGAAGCTTCCTGGCCAGGCTCTTCACGCCGATGTGCGAGCGGCTCGCGGCCGGTGTCAGCGGGCTCGATTTCGGCTGTGGACCGGGGCCTGCCCTGGCGCAGATGTTCGAGGAGGCGGGCCATCCGATGACGCTTCACGACCTCTATTATCATCCGAACCCGGCCGCGCTCACCCGCCAGCATGACTTCATCGTCAGCACCGAGGTGATCGAGCATCTCTACGCCCCGGGAGAAGTCTTCCGCCAGTGGTTGCGCTGCCTCAAGCCCGGCGGCCTGCTGGGGGTGATGACCCAGCCCGCTTCGGATGACCCGGAAGCGCTCAGGCGCTGGCACTACCTGCGTGACCCGACGCATGTGTGCCTGTTCAGCCCGGCGACCTTTGCCTGGCTGGCGCGTACGCACGGACTCGAGCTTGAGCAGGTCGCCAACGACAGTGTCATCTTCCGCGTGCCCCGATCCGCCTGA
- a CDS encoding lipid A biosynthesis acyltransferase, producing MEQRLTPLKANSVACLWQRLAGLSTRQLWWLARPLARVVQLCNPRERRVTRQNLGQAFPQLDKQARARLASDSLAHSTATMLELGKVWLGDEDAVRDSILEVHGRNLLDEARAEGRGVIVLAPHFGNWEVLNFWLSSHFPFTAMYEPPKFERLDPIIRNGRERMGASLVPTNSRGVAALLKALKRAEAIGILPDQEPGRGSGVFADFYGRPAYTATLLPKLVARTDARVVTGVAQRLEDGHGFAIHFLAADEGVYCEEEVASARGVNASVEAAIALAPAQYQWEYKRWRKSPQEMEQQPGWQEARFYARTYSFFSLKGWRRYFKHRRKASKRG from the coding sequence ATGGAACAGCGCCTGACTCCTCTCAAGGCCAACTCCGTGGCCTGTCTGTGGCAACGACTGGCCGGGCTCAGCACCCGCCAGCTCTGGTGGCTGGCGCGCCCGTTGGCGCGTGTGGTGCAGCTGTGCAATCCCCGCGAGCGTCGGGTCACGCGCCAGAATCTTGGCCAGGCCTTCCCGCAGCTCGACAAACAGGCGCGCGCGCGTCTGGCAAGCGACAGCCTCGCGCATTCCACCGCCACCATGCTGGAACTGGGCAAGGTGTGGCTGGGCGATGAAGACGCCGTGCGCGATTCGATTCTCGAGGTCCACGGCCGCAACCTGCTCGACGAGGCGCGCGCCGAGGGGCGCGGTGTCATCGTGCTGGCGCCGCACTTCGGCAACTGGGAAGTGCTCAATTTCTGGCTCTCCAGCCACTTCCCGTTCACCGCCATGTACGAGCCGCCCAAGTTCGAGCGCCTCGACCCGATCATCCGCAATGGCCGTGAACGCATGGGCGCGAGCCTGGTGCCCACCAACTCGCGCGGCGTGGCTGCCTTGCTCAAGGCACTCAAGCGCGCCGAAGCGATCGGCATACTGCCGGATCAGGAGCCGGGTCGTGGCAGCGGCGTCTTCGCCGACTTCTATGGCCGCCCCGCCTATACCGCCACCCTTTTGCCCAAGCTGGTGGCGAGAACCGATGCACGCGTCGTCACCGGTGTCGCCCAACGCCTGGAAGATGGCCATGGCTTCGCCATCCACTTCCTCGCCGCGGATGAAGGTGTCTATTGCGAAGAGGAAGTCGCCTCGGCACGCGGGGTGAATGCCTCGGTGGAAGCGGCGATCGCCTTGGCGCCGGCCCAGTATCAGTGGGAATACAAGCGCTGGCGCAAGAGCCCGCAGGAAATGGAGCAACAACCGGGCTGGCAGGAAGCCCGCTTCTATGCGCGCACCTATTCCTTTTTCTCGCTCAAGGGCTGGCGCCGCTACTTCAAGCATCGCCGCAAGGCCAGCAAGCGCGGCTGA
- a CDS encoding sugar dehydrogenase encodes MSLPAQAKTDAASSLSLVSAQQVPSDAPALKLPEGATLERLASLDSPRMLHLTDAGELLIGSRAERVYRAQLTPDGNLSAVKTLVELSGYPHSLVVRGDKLYVATTAALLIADYSHGESLTRDDFRELIALPGGGGHNSRTLSLGPDGGLYLALGIQGNCSNQYLAGSEQGYSFSERRGGVLRLEESGDAPHWQPWASGLRNPVGLAWQLGMEDEPRLLATNNGPDHWGYEQPRELVVAAREGSFHGMPWYQWVDGRWHTDDCITSDSPRERDEIAPPLAEVPARSAPMGIAMVPPDHPLAAGMDVVVAVHGSWGTAPSGNAAGDPASRREPRLLGLKLATPDTEARLVPVLTGLQDSSSGQRWIRPLDVLFGPDGSLYFTSDSGAAGLYRLTFD; translated from the coding sequence TTGTCTCTACCAGCCCAAGCCAAGACAGATGCCGCTTCCTCACTGTCGCTGGTGAGCGCTCAGCAAGTGCCCAGTGATGCCCCTGCGCTCAAGCTGCCTGAGGGCGCCACGCTCGAGCGGCTGGCCTCACTCGACAGTCCACGCATGCTGCATCTCACTGACGCTGGCGAGCTGCTGATCGGCTCGCGGGCCGAGCGTGTCTATCGCGCTCAGCTGACGCCGGACGGCAACCTCTCTGCCGTGAAGACGCTGGTCGAACTGTCGGGCTACCCTCACTCGCTGGTGGTACGCGGCGACAAGCTCTATGTCGCGACCACTGCAGCCTTGCTGATCGCCGACTATTCACACGGCGAATCTCTCACCCGCGATGACTTTCGTGAGCTGATCGCCCTGCCCGGCGGCGGTGGCCACAACTCGCGCACCCTGAGTCTCGGGCCTGATGGCGGCCTCTATCTGGCGCTGGGCATCCAGGGCAATTGCTCGAATCAATATCTCGCAGGCAGCGAGCAGGGCTACTCCTTCAGTGAACGCCGAGGCGGCGTGCTGCGCCTTGAGGAATCCGGCGATGCCCCGCACTGGCAACCCTGGGCCAGCGGGCTGCGCAACCCGGTGGGCCTCGCCTGGCAGCTGGGCATGGAAGATGAGCCGCGCCTGCTGGCCACCAACAACGGCCCCGACCACTGGGGCTATGAGCAACCTCGCGAGCTGGTGGTCGCAGCCCGCGAAGGCAGCTTCCATGGCATGCCCTGGTATCAGTGGGTCGATGGCCGCTGGCATACGGATGACTGCATCACGAGCGATTCACCGCGCGAGCGTGACGAGATTGCGCCGCCACTGGCCGAGGTTCCCGCTCGCAGTGCGCCAATGGGAATCGCGATGGTACCGCCAGATCATCCATTGGCCGCAGGCATGGATGTCGTGGTGGCCGTTCACGGCAGCTGGGGCACGGCGCCCTCCGGCAACGCGGCGGGTGACCCGGCCAGCCGTCGTGAGCCTCGCCTGCTGGGCCTCAAGCTGGCGACGCCAGACACTGAAGCACGTCTGGTGCCAGTGCTGACCGGCCTGCAGGACAGCAGCAGCGGTCAGCGCTGGATTCGCCCGCTCGATGTCCTGTTCGGCCCTGATGGCAGCCTGTACTTCACCTCGGATAGCGGCGCGGCTGGCCTCTATCGCCTCACCTTCGATTGA
- a CDS encoding glycosyltransferase, with protein MTRAPWLSIVMPVHDEAAGIVQTLIALNRLRAGGDCEVIVVDGGSTDGTPSLARPLCDAVLSSEPGRARQMNAGAARARGEWLLFLHADTDLPDNALALLKEAVTTHRRSDWGRFDVSIKGESPWLPVIAIMMNLRSRLTSISTGDQTQFVQRSTFEAIGGFADMPLMEDIWLSAQLKHLTPPMNLTARVTTSGRRWDTQGVWRTIVKMWGLRLAAWCGVSPTRLARLYGYRAAAQACEQRGMPHA; from the coding sequence CTGACGCGCGCTCCCTGGCTGAGCATCGTGATGCCGGTGCATGACGAGGCAGCCGGCATCGTGCAAACCCTGATCGCCCTGAATCGCCTGCGCGCGGGAGGGGACTGTGAAGTGATCGTGGTGGATGGTGGTTCGACGGATGGCACCCCCTCACTGGCCCGTCCGCTGTGTGATGCCGTGCTGAGCAGTGAGCCGGGCCGAGCACGCCAGATGAACGCCGGAGCCGCGCGCGCGCGCGGGGAATGGCTGCTGTTTCTGCATGCCGATACCGACTTGCCCGACAATGCGCTGGCATTGCTGAAAGAGGCCGTCACGACGCATCGCCGCAGCGACTGGGGCCGCTTCGATGTCAGCATCAAGGGCGAGTCGCCGTGGTTACCGGTGATCGCCATCATGATGAATCTGCGCTCGCGGCTGACCAGCATCAGCACGGGCGACCAGACCCAGTTCGTGCAGCGCTCTACCTTCGAGGCCATCGGCGGCTTTGCCGACATGCCATTGATGGAAGATATCTGGTTGAGTGCCCAGCTCAAGCATCTGACACCGCCAATGAACCTGACAGCGCGCGTTACCACCAGCGGTCGACGCTGGGACACCCAGGGCGTCTGGCGCACCATCGTCAAGATGTGGGGACTGCGACTGGCGGCCTGGTGTGGGGTCTCTCCCACACGTCTGGCACGCCTCTACGGCTATCGCGCCGCGGCGCAGGCCTGTGAGCAGCGCGGCATGCCCCATGCGTGA
- a CDS encoding glycosyltransferase, which produces MRDATLPTLPTTDAASEVPPTLIIFGRLPIAGHCKTRLIPALGPEGAARLYERMLSHIVDQACAAHLGKVVVMLTPAAEPSSQAPEQAALQVALEARLRSTVDASANLTFEAQPQGDLGERMSRAMARHLPEGPVLLMGSDLPALDSQRLREAAHRLRTHDAVLQPTDDGGYGLIGLKAPCPQAFLLPRWSHAHVCRDTLTLLARAGRTTACLPISWDVDEPRDLARLSRHLPALMADITA; this is translated from the coding sequence ATGCGTGATGCGACGTTGCCTACCTTGCCCACAACTGATGCCGCGTCAGAGGTGCCCCCGACTCTCATCATCTTCGGTCGCCTGCCCATCGCCGGCCACTGCAAGACACGTCTGATCCCCGCACTCGGCCCAGAGGGCGCAGCTCGACTCTATGAGCGGATGCTGAGCCATATCGTTGACCAGGCCTGCGCCGCGCATCTCGGCAAGGTCGTGGTGATGCTGACGCCCGCTGCCGAGCCGTCGAGTCAGGCCCCTGAACAGGCGGCTCTGCAGGTGGCGCTGGAAGCCCGGCTGCGAAGTACTGTCGATGCTTCTGCCAACCTCACCTTCGAAGCACAGCCGCAGGGGGATCTCGGTGAGCGAATGTCCCGGGCCATGGCCCGACATCTGCCCGAAGGGCCGGTGCTGCTGATGGGCTCCGACCTGCCGGCGCTGGACAGCCAGCGTCTGCGCGAGGCAGCCCATAGACTGCGCACTCACGACGCGGTGCTGCAGCCCACCGACGATGGTGGCTATGGCTTGATCGGCCTCAAGGCACCCTGCCCGCAGGCCTTCCTGCTGCCCCGCTGGAGTCATGCCCATGTCTGCCGGGACACCCTGACGCTGTTGGCACGGGCGGGGAGAACGACCGCTTGCCTACCGATCAGTTGGGATGTCGATGAGCCACGTGACCTTGCGCGACTGTCGCGCCACCTGCCGGCGCTCATGGCCGACATTACCGCTTGA
- the tenA gene encoding thiaminase II, protein MPSFNDLTSACAEEWRDYLEHDFVRQLGEGRLPEESFRHYLQQDYLFLIHFARAWALAAYKSRTLAELRQATASLDTILNTELDLHIGYCREWGISEDDLSELPESRATLAYTRYVLDCGQRGDLLDLHVALAPCLIGYGEIAEWLLDQDTTEIENNPYADWIAMYSSDDFKEAVEAEREWLDARLSEVSERRLGELVDVFRDATRLEIDFWQMGLDRA, encoded by the coding sequence ATGCCCAGTTTCAACGACCTGACCAGTGCCTGCGCCGAGGAATGGCGTGACTATCTCGAGCACGACTTCGTTCGCCAGCTGGGCGAAGGTCGTCTGCCGGAGGAGTCCTTTCGCCACTACCTGCAGCAGGACTACCTGTTCCTGATCCACTTCGCGCGTGCCTGGGCACTGGCCGCCTACAAGAGCCGCACCCTCGCGGAGCTGCGTCAGGCCACGGCCAGTCTCGACACCATCCTCAATACCGAGCTCGATCTGCATATCGGCTACTGCCGCGAGTGGGGCATCAGCGAGGATGACCTGAGCGAGCTGCCGGAATCGCGCGCCACCCTGGCCTATACCCGTTACGTGCTCGATTGCGGCCAGCGCGGCGACCTGCTCGATCTGCACGTGGCGCTCGCGCCCTGCCTGATCGGCTACGGCGAGATCGCCGAGTGGCTGCTCGATCAGGACACCACCGAGATCGAGAACAACCCGTACGCGGACTGGATCGCGATGTACTCAAGCGATGACTTCAAGGAAGCCGTCGAAGCCGAGCGTGAATGGCTGGATGCGCGGCTCTCGGAAGTCTCGGAGCGCCGACTGGGTGAACTGGTCGATGTCTTCCGGGACGCCACGCGACTCGAGATCGACTTCTGGCAGATGGGTCTCGATCGCGCCTGA